A stretch of DNA from Dioscorea cayenensis subsp. rotundata cultivar TDr96_F1 chromosome 4, TDr96_F1_v2_PseudoChromosome.rev07_lg8_w22 25.fasta, whole genome shotgun sequence:
cagattaccattttgatgaatctgtcTTCCCCTGCAttaggggagaaatgattactcaaaatgagCCAAAAAGTAAATTGATtgaatgcatcacgattacatacatatgatcctcgtatCAAtaaatgtgaacttgaagttcaaaggatcattaaattgcaaaaatattgcaaatgaaataccgaTGCATTCATcgatactaaaatggtaactaaatcatatataccaccGCCAATGCTCtcgcaagaattgagattcctaagaatccattgaaagaaaaatcaagtagaaaaataaaccacgacaaaaacgtggaagactaattggtgccaaagattcgactcctagaaaaaggaagcgtaaaaataaagataaggatctcccatgtgaaaaagggagaggaaattataaaaccctcataacaagttaatgaagaatcaatgggggatgatatttatgaaaatgttgaaaattcaatttgctatgtagatgatggttaaaagattgaatcggcatgagaccgaaaataaatgatatattcatctacaatgtggctacgagatatagaaaataaatactgATAATGATCCGAAAGTCACGATCcattgaagaatgtcgacaaaagaaaatgattggccaaaatggaaaagaagctatccaggtgagctaaattccctatcaaaacgtgaggtgtttgggaccgatagtgccaacaccgGAAGGGATAAAAACCagtcggttataaatgggtgtttgtgagaaaaagaaattaaaaataatcaaattatgagatacaaagcaagactggttgctcgaggtttttttctcaaatgcacggtattgattatgaagagacatactctccagtaatggatggaattactttttcgatttttttaattgccatggcgagaagtaataaattagatatgcagattgatggatgttgtcacagcATATatgtatggattacttgaaaatgacatatatatgaaaaatccacgaaggatatagaaaaaaacaaacattacaaataatcatcatttatactctattaaattacgagagatctctttatgggttaaaaacaatctggacggatgtggtataaccgtctcagtgaatatcttataaaagaagggtaccaaaatgatagtgtatgtccatgtgtgtttattaaaaagttatactaacggtttttgttgtgatagcgagtatatgtggatgatttaaatcttgtaggcactccttcCGAAATCAGAATCGCAGACATCATATTtgagaaaaagaatttgaaatgaaagatttagggaaagaccaaattcgcctagtatacaaatcgagcacttatcctcaggaatatttgtgcatcaatcaacctataAAGAAAAGGTGctgaagagattcaatatggagaaggtTTATCCACTCGAGTACGCCCTAATGGTCGTCCGAACTCTTGATGTTCGagaaagatccatttcgccCTACtcggaagaaggagagatcattcttggtccggaaactccatatttaagtgcaatcggtgcattaaatgtaccttgcaaataataccggactagatatagcttttgcgagaaatcttctagcaagatacgCTTCTACACCGACACGAAGACACTGGAAAGGAgtaaaagatgtgctacgttatttacgaggaactacagatatgggtttattctatcgacaagaatcttcatccaacctcacgTGTTTTTGCTAATGCTGGGTATCCGTCCCGATCCTCACAAAGGGCGATCTCGGGACTCGgatacatgttttcttataatgatacgactatctcatggcgttccacaaaaacaaactcttacagactacttcatcaaatcatgtcgaaattctagctctccatgaagcaagtcgtgaatgccaatggttacgatctatgattgggcatatcAGATCATCCCCGCAAATTACCATCGAGAATAACAAATGCTACGatgaatttatgaagacaacggtgcttgtatttctcaaatacaaggaggttatattaaaggtgatgaacgaaacatatatcaccaaaatttttctacactcatgatctccagaaagaaggcgttatagaagttcaaaagattcaatccagtgagaatcaagctgatctattcacaaaatcacttcctaagtgcattcaccaaagacttatatacaaaatcgggatgagaagacttaaggatgtaagtatTTCTAATATaagttaaaagttatttatttgagggggagactgtactctttttcccttcgccaaggtttttgtcccaatgggtttttccgaggcaaggtttttaatgaggcagtaaCCCCCAAATGTaccaaggatagtgtactctttttccttagctaggtttttatcccactaggtttttcctagcaaggttttaacgaggcatatcctttGGTCATAGGCATCCAAGGGagagtgttataaacaaatatttttttaatggatgcctactgtagCAATATCATTGTAGCGGACGGGGGTACTGTAGTATCAtctagaaaacactgtagcagccgccATGTGGTACTGTAGTAGCCGTCggtactgttactattccaccaaccagggtattttggaccatcggatcaaatcgatcatggtcgttcattcaactcttgtaaccctataaatactcCCACTCATTTGTATAATTTGTGAGatagagaagagaaggaaaagagagaaataaaagaagaaagaagaaaagaagttaATTGTTCAgggttttttgggtttttggtaaatactcagctctctattcttataactatctttacatttataacatatattcttaacacatctaaaattatatgaaaagtttaaaatacttattttattgggttaaaaattaaatttaaaaattataaaatataataaaatatataaataaatatactaataaatttaataactaatttaataataaaattaatagttgaaattaattaatacggtacttaaaatcattaaaatatttataatgtaaaaaaatttctaattttaaatttataaatatctcttatcaaatacaaaatcctATAATACAGCATGTATAATATATCtaacaaaacattaaatttaactgcactgtattataaaatccatggattttcaCTTACATTATAACTAGAAATCCACTATATTTACAGTTACACTAAACCAAACGCCGAgaatgtttatatttaaaccCTTGTAaaactttgaaattattttcactttttttatttttaatttttaattttaatttttttaagaaaaataaatttttataatgttgAGATTTTGAGATGCAGTCATCTCGATTTTATCAAATATCAATACTTTTAATTTCTTGATACCATTGTAAGTGTTTACGTTAACTGTTTcacaaagaataagaaaaataattgaattaaaaattttataaatatttagtttacATTTTACCATCTCAACCTCTGGTCATTGTGAGTTATGTATTTACTAAGATGATAGTGATAgagaataatttatttaaataaattgatatggTTTGAAAATTCACATTTAAATTAAGTATTTGGATTAATAATTTGGACATAGAAAACTTTTAGAGTTGGAGAGGGACGCAAGGAGTAATTTTTTAAGTGTTTTAATTTCTGAATTATTatcattacaaataataataataataataataataataataataataataataatataaaatgatgcATAAATAACCATATGCAAAAATCTAAATTCTTTGTGGTATATATAAAACGAGAACCAAAGAATAACTTCACTATTTTTGATGTGCAGAaattgcttttaaaaaaaaaaaaaaattatttcgtTGCTTATGTTCTCAACagtaatttttaagttttttagtGTGGTAAAAAGTAACTAATAACTATCTCAAATTAATCCGTCATTTACTCATGATTCAAAGTTGTGTTTCATTGAAAATTCTGGCAAACGTAATGTTAGGTTTCATAGAAAGTTTCATTGATTTCAATCCTTGACAATAACCAATTAGAGACAAACAGTGCAAAATATTCTAATGAAGATTCAAAGAGTTTCAGTACAAAGTATGATATTCAAACATCAAATATTCTGAGGAAAAATGAATCTTTGtaaacattatttttgtatttgatcTCTAATTTCTGCAAAATCTTGGATACAACAGTGTAACAACGCTTGATTTGAAGACGATAAAGTTGCAGGAATGGAATTTCAACTTGATGTCCCTTCAACCTTCGATGATTGATGAGCAGCTTCTAAACATTCTTTAGCTCTGTGGACTTTGGATTGAAGATAAAAACTTCCATTTTTTTCGTTGTTCTCAGATAAGTTATTGTATTTCTGCAAATTTGAAGCTGTAAGTAAATGGTGAAACCGATAAGAAATGGCATCCAGAgaataataatggtaataataaACCTGCAGGATTTCATCCCATGAAGATTGCTCGCTGATCCCCAGAATCTGCCTGGCTTCTTCTTCAGTCATTGTTTTCCTCATTTCGACTGATGTTTTGTATCGTTTCCTTCGTAACACCAGTTTTATTTGCATCTGCAAATGATTTATTAAAGAtgaacaaagaaatcaaattgaGTAATTGACATGCATTTGATTTCGTTTGCAATTTCAAAAGTTAGCCACTTAGCCGTCATTCATTGAAAAACATAACATGAGCCAGTTTCTAGTCGTATAAAGGCATCAAATTTAGACTGGTCTTGTTTGCAtctacataatttattaaagatgACAAAGCCATGGAATTGACTAATGAACACGCATTTGATTTCGTTTGCAACTTCAAAACTTAAATAGatgtcattttataaaaatagcaaTACAAGATTGTATCAAAGTTAgtataaaaaagagaaaagtaaatttgatcaatttcatgaACACAATTTCCTTGCAAATAAAAGAATGCTCCAAACATTCAGCTATAACATAACATCATCACCCAAAGAAGAGTCACATGATTTATAAATGATGGACAAAGCAATGGAATTAAGTAATGgacacacattttttttatttaatttgcaaCTTCAAAACTTAGATGTCATTCAATGAAAATAGCAACAAGACGGTATCAAATTTAGTATAACGAAAAGAAAGTAAATACGATCATATTATGAAAACGATTTCCTTGCgaataaaacaagaataaccAAAAGAAGTATCACACATGAACAAGTGGcacataaacaacaagaaataataaaGCTTTACTAAATAATACATACATGAACAGAATAGTGACGATCGATCGCTCGGTTACTTACTTTCTATAGCTTTACGGTATGCTTGCACTACAGCCCTTCCTAGTACTCCAGATCCCATTACAAGCAAGTTTGCGATTATCCTCGCGGCCTGAATTaacaaagagagaaaaacaaccagaaaaaatttcaaacaaaataaagccaCACACAAGGAATTCTAACAAAAGCATCAAGCATCACTATGAAACATAACATCATgaacaaagtaaataaaaaattggtaTGCATTTCATAAGCATCACaggaaattaaacaaaacaaacaaacattccAAGATAAGCAAATCAATCCATTCTCACCATGCATCTAgtgatttcatttttcataacaaagtaggagaaatattttaaaatccaaGCTTCTCACATAACTCAAAGGATATCATATGCAACAGTGAATGATTAACAATACAACAACTATGAGCATTGTAGTcaagttttcaaatttatcaaattttttctcTGATTCTCATCACAAAGACAATCAAAATACACTCTTGAAcaaaattgaaagagaaaaaaagcgCACCATTTTGGGTTCTGTGAATCAATGGATTGAAACTCTTGCAAAGAGCCGTGCGGAGATGGATGGAGAACGAAATAGAAACCCTAATTTGAGAATTTTCCGAGATTTTTCCAGCAGAGCTGAGAAAAAGGTTGCACCTTTGCCTAGAGATgtgtgtttattattttttgggattTGGAAAAGTTGATAAGAATTTCAAACTTTTTGAGGGGGCAAAACGTAAAGAACGCCTtgaaattttcctaaactccaAGCAACGTTCTTTCTCCATTGTTCTTCTCATCGATGGAGGATCTCAGATCCGCTCTGAAGGAGCACGCGGATCTCGCAGCGCATCTCTTCGAGAAGTTCTCCAACGAGCTCCGCACTGGATTCCAGCCGGCGTACGAGAACTTTATCGGTTTCTTTCACGCCATTGATTGGAAGGTCCCTCCTTTGGCTCCCTCtccttatctttgattttttttgtttttcattgttttggaAATGGATCAAATTGCAGGAGCCTTGGTTGGTGTGCTTGATTGCTTTTCATGTTACTTTGATGCTGGTGGTCATCTTGTCCAGGAGAAGGATCAATTTTCAGCTCTGCTTGTTCTTTCTGGCATGTGAGTTTCTTTGAATTTAGatggatctttttttttttctcaattcctTATCTATGTTGAAAGATTGATTGATGCTATGCATCAGCACTGCTTTTTAAAACAATTGCAGTAGTTCAAGAGCGCAGAGCATGataaagatttgatttttgacGTGACAAAAGTTCAATGATGTTTTAGGTTAAAATATAGTTCTTATGCTCTATGCATTGCTTGATGAATGGATGATACTAGTCCGAAAGCATATATATTGTttcggttttgattttttttttatttttttttattttttttgttaatgtgcGAAAAGTTTAGTTTTTTAGGTTAAAAGATAGTTCAATTTTTGATGTTCTGTTAATATACTCCTTATTCTATGATATTGATGCTATGAATGCTTAATGAACGGAAAATACTAGTCCAAAAGCACATAGGATGATTAGGACCATGTTTCAATTTTGTTGATAGAACTTCGATTTTTTAAGTTAAGAGATTGTCAGATTGTTTATGTTTTGGTAatctattccttattccatgAAAACCATGTTGATAGACTGATTGATACCACGCATTGCTGCTTGCTAAAGGAACaacacatttccaaaagaaCTTAGCATGATCCTGTTTTGATCTTTTGTGTTAGAAATTCAGTTTTGATCTTTGGATTAATCAAAGCGGGTATGATGTTCTCAACTTTGAAACATCAACAACTGATGATAATAGTGCCATCTCCTTGCTCATGACCATGGTATGCTGCAAACAGTCTGATGAATCCTAAGAGCAGTTCATCCGGTCAAACTTTATATTCTCAATGACTTTGTGTTCTGTAGGACTATTTGGGTGAGCTAGATGccaaatcaataataaattgGGGAGTTTAAAGAGATACTTCAGCTATACTCTATAGATGCTCATAAACACTGTCCTAGTATCCAAATTGGTTTGCTTCCATCTGAATATTCCTGTAAATTATCTAAAGAATGAACCTTTATAGTATTTCATTTAAGATAGACATAAACTTTCAGTTTCGTGAGAAGGAGTACTAGTATTCTTCTATCGAATGTATGGCAAATCATGTTCATATGATCACCGTAACAtggtttttaaatgatttattcaGGATTAAATAGTTCAATCTCGACACTCATCTTGCTCAAGTAGGAATTGTTTAGGAtggtttcatattttttattaatttttactttCTCAGTATATGTACAAGTGAAATGATTCATCGGAATTTTGCTTTGGACTTCATGCAGTTTCCGGAGTGTATCTTGCTGAAAAGATAAACAGCCTATTGGGGAAAAACTGGGAGAAATTTGCAGGCCAGAACTATTTTGATCCTAACGGATTGTTCATCTCCGTCCTCTGGTCTGGACCTCTTCTCATTGCAACGATCATTATTCTGGTCGGTAACCAAACCGCTTCCCCTTCATCTTCAATCTCATTTATCTGTTCATCCTTGCGACTCAAGCTCGTAATTTTCAGGTGAACACACTGCTAACATTGTGCCAACTCATCGTGAAGTGGAAAAGAGCAGAACTCCGGCACAGAGCTCGTCTTTCCCGCAAACAAGACtagcatttcattttttttcccccTGTTTTAGAACTTGTTAAACTCCGAGTATTGTATTAAGAATTCATCAGTTTACTCATTTTATATAGAATGTTTCTGGGAATGCCTTCCTGAATTTGAATGggaatttttctttcattaaatgTGAAATTCCAAAATTAGAGTAAAGACTATGaccaaatattaaatatgacaaataaggaattatcttagatttattaatataaattttcagcAGATAACcgctcttttttttatttttttttttaaaaaaaagtagccGTTGGGTTTCTCCTAACGGTCATCTCCTTCAAAGCCACAGCTTGAAAACCAAACGCTCTCAACTCCAAACCAAAAGCTCTAAGAAAAACAGCAAAGATCTTCGGGAACAATGGAAAGGAAAGAGATCAAGATCCCAGTTTTCTCAGTGTTGAAGAAAGGCAGCATCTTGAAGAACATCATCCTCAACAGCCCTTTGCCGGAGATCCAAGAAGACGATGAAAGGATCCTCA
This window harbors:
- the LOC120259124 gene encoding transmembrane protein 18: MEDLRSALKEHADLAAHLFEKFSNELRTGFQPAYENFIGFFHAIDWKEPWLVCLIAFHVTLMLVVILSRRRINFQLCLFFLAFSGVYLAEKINSLLGKNWEKFAGQNYFDPNGLFISVLWSGPLLIATIIILVNTLLTLCQLIVKWKRAELRHRARLSRKQD